The following coding sequences lie in one Gouania willdenowi chromosome 5, fGouWil2.1, whole genome shotgun sequence genomic window:
- the padi2 gene encoding protein-arginine deiminase type-2 isoform X2 encodes MTAASEEENDNKLSVWYYGEDKEVLGKAVLHLTAVEISLDVDADRDGIVEKNNPNKGSWKWGPDGHGAVLLVNCDSETSKWKRPDLQQNYISNESDLKDMTKMVLRTNGPTELPEGYRLIMYISQGDSERIRVYRSTYRGEGKGKWEKYPLLLSARALSQEVLYLGKEAETNFYVEGLQFADKGFDGLITINLSLFEPIGPGIPERPIFTDTVVLRVSPWIMTPNTLNPIEVYVCSTDDNNQFLRGMRSLVARSGYRLKICHEYMNRGDRWMQDEMEFGFVDSPHKQFPVVLDSPRDGCLVDFPYYELLGPDFGYVTREAHKREVNTLDSFGNLEVSPPVTVRGKSYPLGRIIIGVAFPIATQGRNMTQVVQDFLWAQKVQDPIALFSDWLCVGHVDEFLSFVPARDRKGFRLLLASPDAGYKLFRRLQKEGYGQSELFDGLKDEKPIPVDEILEDEVLRDQNNYVQSCIDWNRDVLKRELGLDEGDIIDLPILFKLVEIDQAMRAVAYYPDMVNMIVLGKNLGIPKPFGPIVKRRCALETEMCNLLEPLGLNCTFIDDFTSYHQLQGEVHCGSNVRREPFDFKWWNMVLDEI; translated from the exons ATGACGGCAGCTagtgaagaagaaaatgataacaag CTCTCTGTGTGGTACTATGGGGAGGATAAAGAGGTTTTAGGCAAAGCCGTTCTGCACCTCACAGCTGTTG AGATCTCACTGGATGTTGATGCTGACAGAGACGGcattgtggaaaaaaacaacccaaacaag GGGTCTTGGAAATGGGGTCCTGATGGTCATGGAGCCGTCCTTTTAGTCAACTGTGACTCTGAGACCAGCAAGTGGAAAAGGCCGGACCTTCAACAGAACTATATCTCCAATGAGTCGG ATCTGAAGGATATGACAAAAATGGTATTGCGGACCAATGGCCCGACTGAGCTTCCAGAGGGCTACAGACTCATCATGTACATCTCTCAGGGAGACTCAGAGAGGATCCGAGTCTACAGATCCACATACCGTGGAGAGGGGAAGGGCAAGT GGGAGAAATATCCACTACTGCTGAGCGCCAGGGCTCTGTCTCAGGAAGTCTTGTACCTTGGAAAAGAAGCAGAGACTAACTTTTATGTGGAAGGACTCCAGTTTGCTGACAAGGGCTTTGATGGTCTCATCACCATCAACCTCAGCCTCTTCGAGCCTATTGGTCCC GGCATTCCTGAGAGGCCTATTTTCACAGACACAGTTGTCCTCAGAGTTTCACCCTGGATCATGACACCCAACACCCTCAACCCCATAGAGGTGTATGTCTGCAG TACTGATGACAATAATCAGTTCTTGAGAGGAATGCGGTCACTTGTTGCAAGGAGTGGCTATAGACTCAAGATCTGTCATGAATACATGAACAGAGGAGACCGCTGGATGCAG GATGAAATGGAGTTTGGATTTGTGGATTCGCCTCATAAGCAGTTTCCTGTTGTCCTGGATTCTCCCAGAGATGGATGCTTGGTGGATTTTCCGTATTATGAACTTCTG GGCCCAGACTTTGGATATGTGACGAGGGAGGCCCACAAGAGAGAGGTGAACACTTTGGACTCATTTGGAAACCTGGAGGTCAGTCCTCCCGTCACCGTGAGAGGGAAAAGTTACCCTCTCGGCAGAATAATCATCGGAGTGGCCTTTCCCAT CGCAACACAAGGACGGAACATGACCCAAGTAGTTCAGGACTTCTTATGGGCTCAGAAGGTTCAGGACCCCATAGCTTTGTTCTCTGACTGGCTGTGTGTGGGCCATGTGGATGAGTTCCTGTCTTTTGTGCCTGCACGCGACAGAAAG GGGTTCAGACTGCTGCTCGCCAGTCCAGATGCAGGCTATAAATTATTCAGACGCTTACAAAAAGAAGGATACGGGCAATCCGAGCTGTTTGATG GTCTGAAAGATGAAAAACCAATACCAGTGGATGAAATACTTGAGGATGAGGTTCTCCGAGATCAAAATAACTATGTGCAG AGTTGCATTGACTGGAATCGGGATGTACTGAAGAGAGAGTTGGGTCTAGACGAGGGCGACATCATTGACTTACCAATCCTTTTCAAGCTGGTGGAAATAGACCAGGCCATGAGAGCAGTGGCTTACTACCCTGACATG GTCAACATGATAGTGTTGGGGAAAAATCTGGGCATCCCGAAGCCGTTCGGTCCCATAGTAAAGAGACGCTGTGCCCTGGAGACGGAGATGTGTAACCTGTTGGAGCCGCTGGGTCTCAACTGCACTTTTATCGATGACTTCACTTCTTATCACCAGCTGCAGGGAGAGGTGCACTGTGGCTCCAACGTCCGCAGGGAGCCATTTGACTTCAAGTGGTGGAACATGGTGTTGGATGAGATTTAG
- the padi2 gene encoding protein-arginine deiminase type-2 isoform X1, which translates to MVYHRTLRVDYDKTVSVLYVVGSKINVNLNRSAPPGSKFFSVKCSPSVQYIINPTPAEETDISTIPLTNDPVLLISMTAASEEENDNKLSVWYYGEDKEVLGKAVLHLTAVEISLDVDADRDGIVEKNNPNKGSWKWGPDGHGAVLLVNCDSETSKWKRPDLQQNYISNESDLKDMTKMVLRTNGPTELPEGYRLIMYISQGDSERIRVYRSTYRGEGKGKWEKYPLLLSARALSQEVLYLGKEAETNFYVEGLQFADKGFDGLITINLSLFEPIGPGIPERPIFTDTVVLRVSPWIMTPNTLNPIEVYVCSTDDNNQFLRGMRSLVARSGYRLKICHEYMNRGDRWMQDEMEFGFVDSPHKQFPVVLDSPRDGCLVDFPYYELLGPDFGYVTREAHKREVNTLDSFGNLEVSPPVTVRGKSYPLGRIIIGVAFPIATQGRNMTQVVQDFLWAQKVQDPIALFSDWLCVGHVDEFLSFVPARDRKGFRLLLASPDAGYKLFRRLQKEGYGQSELFDGLKDEKPIPVDEILEDEVLRDQNNYVQSCIDWNRDVLKRELGLDEGDIIDLPILFKLVEIDQAMRAVAYYPDMVNMIVLGKNLGIPKPFGPIVKRRCALETEMCNLLEPLGLNCTFIDDFTSYHQLQGEVHCGSNVRREPFDFKWWNMVLDEI; encoded by the exons gagCGCCCCACCTGGATCCAAATTCTTTTCTGTGAAGTGCTCTCCTAGTGTTCAGTACATCATCAACCCGACTCCTGCAGAGGAAACTGACATCTCTACCATTCCACTCACAAATGACCCAGTGCTGCTTATTAGCATGACGGCAGCTagtgaagaagaaaatgataacaag CTCTCTGTGTGGTACTATGGGGAGGATAAAGAGGTTTTAGGCAAAGCCGTTCTGCACCTCACAGCTGTTG AGATCTCACTGGATGTTGATGCTGACAGAGACGGcattgtggaaaaaaacaacccaaacaag GGGTCTTGGAAATGGGGTCCTGATGGTCATGGAGCCGTCCTTTTAGTCAACTGTGACTCTGAGACCAGCAAGTGGAAAAGGCCGGACCTTCAACAGAACTATATCTCCAATGAGTCGG ATCTGAAGGATATGACAAAAATGGTATTGCGGACCAATGGCCCGACTGAGCTTCCAGAGGGCTACAGACTCATCATGTACATCTCTCAGGGAGACTCAGAGAGGATCCGAGTCTACAGATCCACATACCGTGGAGAGGGGAAGGGCAAGT GGGAGAAATATCCACTACTGCTGAGCGCCAGGGCTCTGTCTCAGGAAGTCTTGTACCTTGGAAAAGAAGCAGAGACTAACTTTTATGTGGAAGGACTCCAGTTTGCTGACAAGGGCTTTGATGGTCTCATCACCATCAACCTCAGCCTCTTCGAGCCTATTGGTCCC GGCATTCCTGAGAGGCCTATTTTCACAGACACAGTTGTCCTCAGAGTTTCACCCTGGATCATGACACCCAACACCCTCAACCCCATAGAGGTGTATGTCTGCAG TACTGATGACAATAATCAGTTCTTGAGAGGAATGCGGTCACTTGTTGCAAGGAGTGGCTATAGACTCAAGATCTGTCATGAATACATGAACAGAGGAGACCGCTGGATGCAG GATGAAATGGAGTTTGGATTTGTGGATTCGCCTCATAAGCAGTTTCCTGTTGTCCTGGATTCTCCCAGAGATGGATGCTTGGTGGATTTTCCGTATTATGAACTTCTG GGCCCAGACTTTGGATATGTGACGAGGGAGGCCCACAAGAGAGAGGTGAACACTTTGGACTCATTTGGAAACCTGGAGGTCAGTCCTCCCGTCACCGTGAGAGGGAAAAGTTACCCTCTCGGCAGAATAATCATCGGAGTGGCCTTTCCCAT CGCAACACAAGGACGGAACATGACCCAAGTAGTTCAGGACTTCTTATGGGCTCAGAAGGTTCAGGACCCCATAGCTTTGTTCTCTGACTGGCTGTGTGTGGGCCATGTGGATGAGTTCCTGTCTTTTGTGCCTGCACGCGACAGAAAG GGGTTCAGACTGCTGCTCGCCAGTCCAGATGCAGGCTATAAATTATTCAGACGCTTACAAAAAGAAGGATACGGGCAATCCGAGCTGTTTGATG GTCTGAAAGATGAAAAACCAATACCAGTGGATGAAATACTTGAGGATGAGGTTCTCCGAGATCAAAATAACTATGTGCAG AGTTGCATTGACTGGAATCGGGATGTACTGAAGAGAGAGTTGGGTCTAGACGAGGGCGACATCATTGACTTACCAATCCTTTTCAAGCTGGTGGAAATAGACCAGGCCATGAGAGCAGTGGCTTACTACCCTGACATG GTCAACATGATAGTGTTGGGGAAAAATCTGGGCATCCCGAAGCCGTTCGGTCCCATAGTAAAGAGACGCTGTGCCCTGGAGACGGAGATGTGTAACCTGTTGGAGCCGCTGGGTCTCAACTGCACTTTTATCGATGACTTCACTTCTTATCACCAGCTGCAGGGAGAGGTGCACTGTGGCTCCAACGTCCGCAGGGAGCCATTTGACTTCAAGTGGTGGAACATGGTGTTGGATGAGATTTAG